From Pseudorasbora parva isolate DD20220531a chromosome 25, ASM2467924v1, whole genome shotgun sequence, one genomic window encodes:
- the nptna gene encoding neuroplastin a isoform X1 — MSYAGNPLVILFGVLMLHSGSADNEPSIDSSEHMILPVSYHIPPITLQCNLTSSQNNLDESFWMKNGVEISDTKNKLKNTEYKINRPRPDDAGEYMCVYTFDSAPPANATIEVKAAPDITGHKRSENKNEGETAVLYCKSVGYPYPLWTWRKLDNGANMEIDNSSRRFFISSNDSYTQLSIINLDLTTDPGEYECNATNAIGTTSMTSVLRVRSYLAPLWPLLGVLAEIIILVLIIVIYEKRKKPDDLSDDDEPAGPMKTNSTNNHKDKNLRQRNTN, encoded by the exons AACCATCAATCGATTCCTCGGAACACATGATTCTACCCGTGAGTTACCACATCccaccaatcacgcttcagtgcAACCTTACATCTTCCCAAAACAACCTCGACGAGAGCTTCTGGATGAAAAACGGGGTGGAGATCTCTGACACAAAgaacaaattaaagaacacagagtACAA AATTAATAGACCAAGGCCAGATGACGCGGGCGAGTATATGTGCGTTTACACATTTGACTCGGCCCCCCCGGCTAATGCCACCATTGAGGTAAAAG CTGCACCAGACATCACGGGACACAAGCGCAGTGAGAATAAGAATGAGGGTGAGACAGCCGTCCTCTACTGCAAATCCGTGGGTTATCCTTATCCCCTGTGGACCTGGCGTAAACTTGATAACGGCGCCAATATG GAAATCGACAACTCCTCTCGCCGCTTCTTCATCAGCAGCAACGATAGCTACACCCAGCTGTCCATCATCAACCTAGACCTTACGACCGACCCCGGAGAGTACGAGTGCAATGCCACCAACGCCATTGGCACCACCTCCATGACATCAGTCCTGCGGGTCAGGAGCTACCTGGCTCCCCTTTGGCCCCTCCTGGGCGTCCTGGCAGAGATCATCATCCTGGTGCTGATCATCGTCATCTATGAGAAGCGCAAGAAGCCTGATGATTTGTCTGATG ATGACGAACCAGCTGGGCCAAT GAAAACTAATTCCACCAACAACCACAAAGATAAGAACCTACGTCAGAGAAATACAAATTGA
- the nptna gene encoding neuroplastin a isoform X2 — MSYAGNPLVILFGVLMLHSGSADNEPSIDSSEHMILPVSYHIPPITLQCNLTSSQNNLDESFWMKNGVEISDTKNKLKNTEYKINRPRPDDAGEYMCVYTFDSAPPANATIEVKAAPDITGHKRSENKNEGETAVLYCKSVGYPYPLWTWRKLDNGANMEIDNSSRRFFISSNDSYTQLSIINLDLTTDPGEYECNATNAIGTTSMTSVLRVRSYLAPLWPLLGVLAEIIILVLIIVIYEKRKKPDDLSDAGPMKTNSTNNHKDKNLRQRNTN; from the exons AACCATCAATCGATTCCTCGGAACACATGATTCTACCCGTGAGTTACCACATCccaccaatcacgcttcagtgcAACCTTACATCTTCCCAAAACAACCTCGACGAGAGCTTCTGGATGAAAAACGGGGTGGAGATCTCTGACACAAAgaacaaattaaagaacacagagtACAA AATTAATAGACCAAGGCCAGATGACGCGGGCGAGTATATGTGCGTTTACACATTTGACTCGGCCCCCCCGGCTAATGCCACCATTGAGGTAAAAG CTGCACCAGACATCACGGGACACAAGCGCAGTGAGAATAAGAATGAGGGTGAGACAGCCGTCCTCTACTGCAAATCCGTGGGTTATCCTTATCCCCTGTGGACCTGGCGTAAACTTGATAACGGCGCCAATATG GAAATCGACAACTCCTCTCGCCGCTTCTTCATCAGCAGCAACGATAGCTACACCCAGCTGTCCATCATCAACCTAGACCTTACGACCGACCCCGGAGAGTACGAGTGCAATGCCACCAACGCCATTGGCACCACCTCCATGACATCAGTCCTGCGGGTCAGGAGCTACCTGGCTCCCCTTTGGCCCCTCCTGGGCGTCCTGGCAGAGATCATCATCCTGGTGCTGATCATCGTCATCTATGAGAAGCGCAAGAAGCCTGATGATTTGTCTGATG CTGGGCCAAT GAAAACTAATTCCACCAACAACCACAAAGATAAGAACCTACGTCAGAGAAATACAAATTGA